From the Clostridiales bacterium FE2011 genome, one window contains:
- a CDS encoding HAD-IIB family hydrolase — MKYQLIALDLDGTLLNSRKELPEDAIQAIRKVCAAGKTVVFDTGRAVPELAEQIALLPEVRYAIFCSGAGLYDTRERKAFGLKPIPDAQTKRILSVARTKDIMPQLVLADRDVIQASQMDRLEHYNMGVYRPMYEKAMTLVPDIYAFAESCTEPFLKINLYHAEVEERIRTRAQLETPDLELVYSEISSLECSAAGVSKGSGLQRLCGLLDIPLEACIAVGDADNDIPMLRTAGLGIAMGNAPDYVKTAADRIVSDQDHGGCTEAIMMLAKD, encoded by the coding sequence ATGAAGTACCAGCTGATCGCCCTGGATCTGGACGGGACACTGCTCAACAGCCGGAAGGAGCTCCCTGAGGACGCCATCCAGGCCATCCGGAAGGTCTGTGCTGCCGGAAAGACGGTGGTCTTTGATACCGGACGGGCTGTACCGGAACTGGCCGAGCAGATTGCCCTGCTTCCGGAAGTACGGTACGCGATCTTCTGCAGCGGCGCAGGCCTGTATGATACCCGGGAAAGGAAGGCCTTCGGCCTGAAGCCTATTCCTGACGCACAGACAAAACGAATCCTGTCCGTTGCCCGCACAAAGGATATCATGCCCCAGCTGGTGCTGGCGGACCGGGATGTGATCCAGGCCTCCCAGATGGATCGGCTGGAGCATTACAACATGGGCGTCTACCGGCCTATGTATGAAAAAGCCATGACGCTGGTGCCGGATATTTATGCCTTTGCCGAATCCTGCACCGAGCCTTTCCTGAAGATCAACCTGTATCACGCGGAAGTGGAGGAACGGATCCGCACCCGTGCACAGCTGGAAACACCGGATCTGGAGCTGGTCTATTCCGAAATATCCTCCCTGGAATGTTCCGCCGCCGGCGTCAGCAAAGGATCCGGGCTCCAGCGCCTCTGCGGCCTGCTGGACATTCCGCTGGAAGCCTGTATTGCCGTAGGCGACGCGGACAACGATATCCCCATGCTCCGGACAGCCGGACTTGGGATCGCCATGGGCAACGCGCCGGACTATGTCAAAACCGCCGCGGACCGGATCGTTTCCGATCAGGACCACGGCGGCTGTACAGAAGCCATAATGATGCTTGCAAAAGACTGA
- a CDS encoding aminoglycoside phosphotransferase family protein: protein MEGHNRKVCFMGKADAAIETVKQIIRTHFGCDTDEIGKIRNITNNSVYFFTIAGKRYYLKLYRSKNWPEKGKVPFVYQRLSQNHIRSAELIAYNRDNEMYPNGYLIECEIQGTAADKILLDREQEIGLYIKLAELMSSVHSICIPNYGYIGSGIASHNGMIDFLEDEFDGIDDSLEGIVPEKQLKKMKAMVLDTMHNYEDLPSVLCHGDLSKKNVIICDDGEISLIDWDDAMALNWMADVSRLTFWMKQNYSNQEYSLFRNVFLDHYGATHRKAQFDAFESAYHIYTTLDFLIFSIRVGDTETENRLKSCLDSFNTL from the coding sequence ATGGAAGGACATAATCGCAAGGTGTGCTTTATGGGCAAAGCGGATGCGGCAATAGAAACAGTTAAACAAATTATCAGGACTCACTTTGGCTGTGATACGGATGAGATCGGGAAAATTCGGAATATAACCAATAATTCCGTATACTTCTTCACGATAGCAGGGAAACGTTATTATCTGAAACTGTACAGAAGTAAAAACTGGCCGGAAAAAGGGAAGGTTCCCTTTGTTTATCAAAGACTATCACAGAACCATATTCGCAGTGCCGAGTTAATTGCTTACAACCGGGATAATGAGATGTATCCGAATGGCTATCTGATCGAGTGCGAGATACAAGGCACGGCAGCAGATAAAATACTGCTTGACAGAGAACAGGAAATCGGGCTTTATATCAAATTGGCGGAACTGATGTCTTCTGTGCACAGTATATGCATCCCAAATTACGGATATATCGGCAGCGGTATAGCCAGCCATAATGGCATGATTGATTTCCTTGAAGACGAATTTGACGGAATCGATGACAGCCTAGAAGGCATAGTACCGGAAAAGCAGTTGAAAAAGATGAAGGCAATGGTCCTGGATACTATGCATAATTATGAGGACTTGCCATCGGTTTTGTGCCATGGCGATTTGTCAAAGAAAAATGTTATTATTTGTGATGATGGTGAAATATCGTTGATTGATTGGGATGATGCCATGGCCTTAAACTGGATGGCGGATGTTTCCCGACTGACATTCTGGATGAAGCAAAACTACAGCAACCAGGAATACAGCTTGTTTCGAAATGTGTTTTTGGACCATTATGGTGCTACTCATCGTAAAGCTCAGTTTGATGCTTTTGAAAGCGCTTATCATATCTACACAACCCTGGATTTTTTGATCTTTTCTATCAGAGTTGGAGACACGGAAACGGAGAACCGTTTGAAAAGTTGTCTTGACAGTTTTAATACACTTTGA
- a CDS encoding GNAT family N-acetyltransferase has protein sequence MLIETKRLTVRTFREEDADALYRIKTDPQVTEFCPDFLDVCADRTDMQRYIRTFQQIEDTGDADAWRCYAIESKDTGEVVGALTFCKQNMLHEYDLGWMMIGAYTGKGYASEAAEAFAEFFCRTNGVDYLTAVMDVDNPASRKTAEKCGFRLFEKRTVYDYHYNRYADDYFYFRRYWSGCTLKDRYYGDSPYNGRSTSDRKEEPYS, from the coding sequence ATGTTAATTGAAACAAAAAGGCTGACTGTTCGTACGTTCCGGGAGGAAGACGCAGACGCGCTGTACAGAATCAAAACCGATCCGCAGGTGACGGAGTTCTGTCCGGATTTTCTGGATGTTTGTGCTGACCGAACAGATATGCAAAGATATATCCGCACCTTTCAGCAGATTGAGGACACCGGCGATGCCGATGCGTGGCGATGCTATGCCATTGAAAGCAAGGATACCGGCGAGGTGGTAGGTGCTCTTACTTTCTGCAAACAGAATATGCTCCATGAATATGACCTGGGCTGGATGATGATCGGTGCGTATACCGGGAAAGGATATGCATCCGAAGCAGCAGAGGCGTTTGCAGAGTTTTTCTGCCGGACGAACGGGGTTGATTATCTGACTGCGGTCATGGACGTGGACAATCCGGCTTCCCGGAAAACGGCAGAAAAGTGCGGATTCCGGCTCTTTGAAAAAAGAACGGTTTACGATTATCACTATAACCGATATGCAGATGATTATTTCTATTTCCGCAGATATTGGTCCGGTTGTACGCTGAAAGACCGGTATTATGGGGATTCTCCATATAACGGACGTTCAACATCAGACAGAAAGGAAGAGCCGTATAGCTGA